One stretch of Anabas testudineus chromosome 24, fAnaTes1.2, whole genome shotgun sequence DNA includes these proteins:
- the rnf8 gene encoding E3 ubiquitin-protein ligase rnf8 isoform X3: MDSVTTDCAAAEEDECSDSEVLCLMRVGRKSDWLRLFEKTEITIGRGMDVTYQLLSPSCPLMISRLHCTFKQREDGQWTVTDKKSLNGVWVNGNRIPAEEDYQLRLGDSIQLGVPVMGTKVEFDYILVQRPLKDIRHYLAKGHREGAKAAHASKKPKRKLTVEEVEPSTSKSKLYRCSSADKSFAKSCPLTPVNRQQRLSHTQSAETRSSGQAQEVNCSSDGSSTPCDVDNLQMYSQNILLLREQVDHTQRQVASLEGEPRKADLLREEQVRELQGQLETLRAKMHRMETLEKSFSETKRQLEAEKTQQQEELLKKQLEEALQEQKKVIDELSLSRQGFEEVLLAKNKELEMTKEEKEKERAQKEEVVTQVTEVLENELQCIICSELFIEAVILNCAHSFCCYCIQQWRKKKNECPICRQAIQSQTRCLALDNCIDRMVENLSLDMKARRQTLITERKAAVSAEVMVIHDEDSSRSSDSDDSSSSSSSSSSSSSSMVSIDSSLSSVVSVDTDSSIHLDSSSPYSGYSDLEDFNG, translated from the exons ATGGATAGCGTAACGACGGATTGTGCTGCGGCTGAAGAGGATGAGTGTTCAGATTCAGAGGTTTTATGTTTGATGAGAGTCGGAAGAAAGTCAGACTGGCTTCGCTTGTTCGAAAAGACTGAG ATCACCATTGGACGTGGCATGGATGTAACCTACCAGCTGCTGTCCCCAAGTTGTCCCCTGATGATCTCCAGACTGCACTGTACTTTCAAGCAAAGGGAAGATGGTCAGTGGACAGTCACAGACAAGAAG AGTCTCAATGGTGTGTGGGTGAATGGAAACCGCATTCCTGCTGAAGAAGATTATCAGCTCAGGCTCGGAGACTCAATACAACTTGGGGTACCTGTGATGGGAACCAAAGTGGAGTTTGACTACATCCTCGTCCAGCGGCCCCTTAAAGACATTAGACATTATCTGGCAAAGGGACACAGAGAGGGTGCTAAAGCAGCCCATGCTTCCAAGAAGCCCAAGAGGAAGTTGACTGTGGAAGAAGTTGAGCCGTCTACCTCAAAATCTAAGCTCTACCGCTGCTCATCAGCAGACAAGTCATTTGCAAAGTCCTGCCCTCTGACTCCTGTAAATCGCCAGCAGAGGCTCAGTCACACCCAGTCGGCAGAAACCCGATCCAGTGGACAAGCCCAGGAAGTAAACTGTTCTTCCGATGGCTCCAGTACTCCCTGTGATGTGGACAACTTGCAGAT gtATAGCCAGAATATTTTGCTGTTGAGGGAGCAAGTGGATCATACCCAGAGGCAGGTAGCATCTCTGGAGGGAGAGCCCCGAAAGGCTGACCTGCTCAGAGAGGAGCAGGTTCGGGAGCTGCAGGGTCAGCTGGAGACACTCAGAGCCAAAATGCACAGGATGGAGACGCTAGAGAAGTCGTTCAGTGAAACTAAGAGGCAGCTAGAG gcagagaaaacacagcaacaagaGGAGCTTCTGAAGAAGCAGTTGGAAGAGGCTTTACAAGAA CAAAAGAAAGTCATAGACGAACTTTCTCTTTCTCGGCAAGGCTTTGAAGAGGTTCTTTTGGCCAAAAACAAAGAACTGGAAATGACAAAG gaggagaaagaaaaggagagagctCAGAAAGAGGAGGTAGTGACACAAGTCACTGAAGTTCTGGAGAATGAGCTTCAGTGCATCATCTGCTCTGAACTCTTCATTGAG GCGGTCATCCTGAACTGCGCTCACAGCTTCTGTTGTTACTGCATCCAGCAGTGgcgcaaaaagaaaaatgagtgTCCCATCTGCAGACAGGCCATCCAGTCCCAGACCCGCTGTCTAGCTCTGGACAACTGCATTGACCGCATGGTGGAAAACCTGAGTCTGGACATGAAGGCGAGGCGTCAGACACTCATCACtgagaggaaag cagctgtCTCTGCAGAGGTGATGGTGATCCACGATGAggacagcagcagaagcagtgaCAGTgacgacagcagcagcagcagcagcagcagtagcagcagcagcagcagcatggtgTCCATAGATAGCAGCCTGAGCTCTGTGGTGTCTGTGGACACAGACAGTAGTATCCACTTGGACTCCAGTTCGCCCTACAGTGGTTACTCAGATTTAGAAGACTTTAATGGTTAG
- the rnf8 gene encoding E3 ubiquitin-protein ligase rnf8 isoform X7: MDSVTTDCAAAEEDECSDSEVLCLMRVGRKSDWLRLFEKTEITIGRGMDVTYQLLSPSCPLMISRLHCTFKQREDGQWTVTDKKSLNGVWVNGNRIPAEEDYQLRLGDSIQLGVPVMGTKVEFDYILVQRPLKDIRHYLAKGHREGAKAAHASKKPKRKLTVEEVEPSTSKSKLYRCSSADKSFAKSCPLTPVNRQQRLSHTQSAETRSSGQAQEVNCSSDGSSTPCDVDNLQMYSQNILLLREQVDHTQRQVASLEGEPRKADLLREEQVRELQGQLETLRAKMHRMETLEKSFSETKRQLEAEKTQQQEELLKKQLEEALQEQKKVIDELSLSRQGFEEVLLAKNKELEMTKEEKEKERAQKEEVVTQVTEVLENELQCIICSELFIEAVILNCAHSFCCYCIQQWRKKKNECPICRQAIQSQTRCLALDNCIDRMVENLSLDMKARRQTLITERKGER; encoded by the exons ATGGATAGCGTAACGACGGATTGTGCTGCGGCTGAAGAGGATGAGTGTTCAGATTCAGAGGTTTTATGTTTGATGAGAGTCGGAAGAAAGTCAGACTGGCTTCGCTTGTTCGAAAAGACTGAG ATCACCATTGGACGTGGCATGGATGTAACCTACCAGCTGCTGTCCCCAAGTTGTCCCCTGATGATCTCCAGACTGCACTGTACTTTCAAGCAAAGGGAAGATGGTCAGTGGACAGTCACAGACAAGAAG AGTCTCAATGGTGTGTGGGTGAATGGAAACCGCATTCCTGCTGAAGAAGATTATCAGCTCAGGCTCGGAGACTCAATACAACTTGGGGTACCTGTGATGGGAACCAAAGTGGAGTTTGACTACATCCTCGTCCAGCGGCCCCTTAAAGACATTAGACATTATCTGGCAAAGGGACACAGAGAGGGTGCTAAAGCAGCCCATGCTTCCAAGAAGCCCAAGAGGAAGTTGACTGTGGAAGAAGTTGAGCCGTCTACCTCAAAATCTAAGCTCTACCGCTGCTCATCAGCAGACAAGTCATTTGCAAAGTCCTGCCCTCTGACTCCTGTAAATCGCCAGCAGAGGCTCAGTCACACCCAGTCGGCAGAAACCCGATCCAGTGGACAAGCCCAGGAAGTAAACTGTTCTTCCGATGGCTCCAGTACTCCCTGTGATGTGGACAACTTGCAGAT gtATAGCCAGAATATTTTGCTGTTGAGGGAGCAAGTGGATCATACCCAGAGGCAGGTAGCATCTCTGGAGGGAGAGCCCCGAAAGGCTGACCTGCTCAGAGAGGAGCAGGTTCGGGAGCTGCAGGGTCAGCTGGAGACACTCAGAGCCAAAATGCACAGGATGGAGACGCTAGAGAAGTCGTTCAGTGAAACTAAGAGGCAGCTAGAG gcagagaaaacacagcaacaagaGGAGCTTCTGAAGAAGCAGTTGGAAGAGGCTTTACAAGAA CAAAAGAAAGTCATAGACGAACTTTCTCTTTCTCGGCAAGGCTTTGAAGAGGTTCTTTTGGCCAAAAACAAAGAACTGGAAATGACAAAG gaggagaaagaaaaggagagagctCAGAAAGAGGAGGTAGTGACACAAGTCACTGAAGTTCTGGAGAATGAGCTTCAGTGCATCATCTGCTCTGAACTCTTCATTGAG GCGGTCATCCTGAACTGCGCTCACAGCTTCTGTTGTTACTGCATCCAGCAGTGgcgcaaaaagaaaaatgagtgTCCCATCTGCAGACAGGCCATCCAGTCCCAGACCCGCTGTCTAGCTCTGGACAACTGCATTGACCGCATGGTGGAAAACCTGAGTCTGGACATGAAGGCGAGGCGTCAGACACTCATCACtgagaggaaaggtgagag ATAA
- the rnf8 gene encoding E3 ubiquitin-protein ligase rnf8 isoform X2: MDSVTTDCAAAEEDECSDSEVLCLMRVGRKSDWLRLFEKTEITIGRGMDVTYQLLSPSCPLMISRLHCTFKQREDGQWTVTDKKSLNGVWVNGNRIPAEEDYQLRLGDSIQLGVPVMGTKVEFDYILVQRPLKDIRHYLAKGHREGAKAAHASKKPKRKLTVEEVEPSTSKSKLYRCSSADKSFAKSCPLTPVNRQQRLSHTQSAETRSSGQAQEVNCSSDGSSTPCDVDNLQMYSQNILLLREQVDHTQRQVASLEGEPRKADLLREEQVRELQGQLETLRAKMHRMETLEKSFSETKRQLEAEKTQQQEELLKKQLEEALQEQKKVIDELSLSRQGFEEVLLAKNKELEMTKEEKEKERAQKEEVVTQVTEVLENELQCIICSELFIEAVILNCAHSFCCYCIQQWRKKKNECPICRQAIQSQTRCLALDNCIDRMVENLSLDMKARRQTLITERKDKKASDQDVIRSAVSAEVMVIHDEDSSRSSDSDDSSSSSSSSSSSSSSMVSIDSSLSSVVSVDTDSSIHLDSSSPYSGYSDLEDFNG, from the exons ATGGATAGCGTAACGACGGATTGTGCTGCGGCTGAAGAGGATGAGTGTTCAGATTCAGAGGTTTTATGTTTGATGAGAGTCGGAAGAAAGTCAGACTGGCTTCGCTTGTTCGAAAAGACTGAG ATCACCATTGGACGTGGCATGGATGTAACCTACCAGCTGCTGTCCCCAAGTTGTCCCCTGATGATCTCCAGACTGCACTGTACTTTCAAGCAAAGGGAAGATGGTCAGTGGACAGTCACAGACAAGAAG AGTCTCAATGGTGTGTGGGTGAATGGAAACCGCATTCCTGCTGAAGAAGATTATCAGCTCAGGCTCGGAGACTCAATACAACTTGGGGTACCTGTGATGGGAACCAAAGTGGAGTTTGACTACATCCTCGTCCAGCGGCCCCTTAAAGACATTAGACATTATCTGGCAAAGGGACACAGAGAGGGTGCTAAAGCAGCCCATGCTTCCAAGAAGCCCAAGAGGAAGTTGACTGTGGAAGAAGTTGAGCCGTCTACCTCAAAATCTAAGCTCTACCGCTGCTCATCAGCAGACAAGTCATTTGCAAAGTCCTGCCCTCTGACTCCTGTAAATCGCCAGCAGAGGCTCAGTCACACCCAGTCGGCAGAAACCCGATCCAGTGGACAAGCCCAGGAAGTAAACTGTTCTTCCGATGGCTCCAGTACTCCCTGTGATGTGGACAACTTGCAGAT gtATAGCCAGAATATTTTGCTGTTGAGGGAGCAAGTGGATCATACCCAGAGGCAGGTAGCATCTCTGGAGGGAGAGCCCCGAAAGGCTGACCTGCTCAGAGAGGAGCAGGTTCGGGAGCTGCAGGGTCAGCTGGAGACACTCAGAGCCAAAATGCACAGGATGGAGACGCTAGAGAAGTCGTTCAGTGAAACTAAGAGGCAGCTAGAG gcagagaaaacacagcaacaagaGGAGCTTCTGAAGAAGCAGTTGGAAGAGGCTTTACAAGAA CAAAAGAAAGTCATAGACGAACTTTCTCTTTCTCGGCAAGGCTTTGAAGAGGTTCTTTTGGCCAAAAACAAAGAACTGGAAATGACAAAG gaggagaaagaaaaggagagagctCAGAAAGAGGAGGTAGTGACACAAGTCACTGAAGTTCTGGAGAATGAGCTTCAGTGCATCATCTGCTCTGAACTCTTCATTGAG GCGGTCATCCTGAACTGCGCTCACAGCTTCTGTTGTTACTGCATCCAGCAGTGgcgcaaaaagaaaaatgagtgTCCCATCTGCAGACAGGCCATCCAGTCCCAGACCCGCTGTCTAGCTCTGGACAACTGCATTGACCGCATGGTGGAAAACCTGAGTCTGGACATGAAGGCGAGGCGTCAGACACTCATCACtgagaggaaag ATAAGAAAGCTAGTGACCAGGATGTCATCAGATCAG ctgtCTCTGCAGAGGTGATGGTGATCCACGATGAggacagcagcagaagcagtgaCAGTgacgacagcagcagcagcagcagcagcagtagcagcagcagcagcagcatggtgTCCATAGATAGCAGCCTGAGCTCTGTGGTGTCTGTGGACACAGACAGTAGTATCCACTTGGACTCCAGTTCGCCCTACAGTGGTTACTCAGATTTAGAAGACTTTAATGGTTAG
- the rnf8 gene encoding E3 ubiquitin-protein ligase rnf8 isoform X4, which translates to MDSVTTDCAAAEEDECSDSEVLCLMRVGRKSDWLRLFEKTEITIGRGMDVTYQLLSPSCPLMISRLHCTFKQREDGQWTVTDKKSLNGVWVNGNRIPAEEDYQLRLGDSIQLGVPVMGTKVEFDYILVQRPLKDIRHYLAKGHREGAKAAHASKKPKRKLTVEEVEPSTSKSKLYRCSSADKSFAKSCPLTPVNRQQRLSHTQSAETRSSGQAQEVNCSSDGSSTPCDVDNLQMYSQNILLLREQVDHTQRQVASLEGEPRKADLLREEQVRELQGQLETLRAKMHRMETLEKSFSETKRQLEAEKTQQQEELLKKQLEEALQEQKKVIDELSLSRQGFEEVLLAKNKELEMTKEEKEKERAQKEEVVTQVTEVLENELQCIICSELFIEAVILNCAHSFCCYCIQQWRKKKNECPICRQAIQSQTRCLALDNCIDRMVENLSLDMKARRQTLITERKAVSAEVMVIHDEDSSRSSDSDDSSSSSSSSSSSSSSMVSIDSSLSSVVSVDTDSSIHLDSSSPYSGYSDLEDFNG; encoded by the exons ATGGATAGCGTAACGACGGATTGTGCTGCGGCTGAAGAGGATGAGTGTTCAGATTCAGAGGTTTTATGTTTGATGAGAGTCGGAAGAAAGTCAGACTGGCTTCGCTTGTTCGAAAAGACTGAG ATCACCATTGGACGTGGCATGGATGTAACCTACCAGCTGCTGTCCCCAAGTTGTCCCCTGATGATCTCCAGACTGCACTGTACTTTCAAGCAAAGGGAAGATGGTCAGTGGACAGTCACAGACAAGAAG AGTCTCAATGGTGTGTGGGTGAATGGAAACCGCATTCCTGCTGAAGAAGATTATCAGCTCAGGCTCGGAGACTCAATACAACTTGGGGTACCTGTGATGGGAACCAAAGTGGAGTTTGACTACATCCTCGTCCAGCGGCCCCTTAAAGACATTAGACATTATCTGGCAAAGGGACACAGAGAGGGTGCTAAAGCAGCCCATGCTTCCAAGAAGCCCAAGAGGAAGTTGACTGTGGAAGAAGTTGAGCCGTCTACCTCAAAATCTAAGCTCTACCGCTGCTCATCAGCAGACAAGTCATTTGCAAAGTCCTGCCCTCTGACTCCTGTAAATCGCCAGCAGAGGCTCAGTCACACCCAGTCGGCAGAAACCCGATCCAGTGGACAAGCCCAGGAAGTAAACTGTTCTTCCGATGGCTCCAGTACTCCCTGTGATGTGGACAACTTGCAGAT gtATAGCCAGAATATTTTGCTGTTGAGGGAGCAAGTGGATCATACCCAGAGGCAGGTAGCATCTCTGGAGGGAGAGCCCCGAAAGGCTGACCTGCTCAGAGAGGAGCAGGTTCGGGAGCTGCAGGGTCAGCTGGAGACACTCAGAGCCAAAATGCACAGGATGGAGACGCTAGAGAAGTCGTTCAGTGAAACTAAGAGGCAGCTAGAG gcagagaaaacacagcaacaagaGGAGCTTCTGAAGAAGCAGTTGGAAGAGGCTTTACAAGAA CAAAAGAAAGTCATAGACGAACTTTCTCTTTCTCGGCAAGGCTTTGAAGAGGTTCTTTTGGCCAAAAACAAAGAACTGGAAATGACAAAG gaggagaaagaaaaggagagagctCAGAAAGAGGAGGTAGTGACACAAGTCACTGAAGTTCTGGAGAATGAGCTTCAGTGCATCATCTGCTCTGAACTCTTCATTGAG GCGGTCATCCTGAACTGCGCTCACAGCTTCTGTTGTTACTGCATCCAGCAGTGgcgcaaaaagaaaaatgagtgTCCCATCTGCAGACAGGCCATCCAGTCCCAGACCCGCTGTCTAGCTCTGGACAACTGCATTGACCGCATGGTGGAAAACCTGAGTCTGGACATGAAGGCGAGGCGTCAGACACTCATCACtgagaggaaag ctgtCTCTGCAGAGGTGATGGTGATCCACGATGAggacagcagcagaagcagtgaCAGTgacgacagcagcagcagcagcagcagcagtagcagcagcagcagcagcatggtgTCCATAGATAGCAGCCTGAGCTCTGTGGTGTCTGTGGACACAGACAGTAGTATCCACTTGGACTCCAGTTCGCCCTACAGTGGTTACTCAGATTTAGAAGACTTTAATGGTTAG
- the rnf8 gene encoding E3 ubiquitin-protein ligase rnf8 isoform X1, which produces MDSVTTDCAAAEEDECSDSEVLCLMRVGRKSDWLRLFEKTEITIGRGMDVTYQLLSPSCPLMISRLHCTFKQREDGQWTVTDKKSLNGVWVNGNRIPAEEDYQLRLGDSIQLGVPVMGTKVEFDYILVQRPLKDIRHYLAKGHREGAKAAHASKKPKRKLTVEEVEPSTSKSKLYRCSSADKSFAKSCPLTPVNRQQRLSHTQSAETRSSGQAQEVNCSSDGSSTPCDVDNLQMYSQNILLLREQVDHTQRQVASLEGEPRKADLLREEQVRELQGQLETLRAKMHRMETLEKSFSETKRQLEAEKTQQQEELLKKQLEEALQEQKKVIDELSLSRQGFEEVLLAKNKELEMTKEEKEKERAQKEEVVTQVTEVLENELQCIICSELFIEAVILNCAHSFCCYCIQQWRKKKNECPICRQAIQSQTRCLALDNCIDRMVENLSLDMKARRQTLITERKDKKASDQDVIRSAAVSAEVMVIHDEDSSRSSDSDDSSSSSSSSSSSSSSMVSIDSSLSSVVSVDTDSSIHLDSSSPYSGYSDLEDFNG; this is translated from the exons ATGGATAGCGTAACGACGGATTGTGCTGCGGCTGAAGAGGATGAGTGTTCAGATTCAGAGGTTTTATGTTTGATGAGAGTCGGAAGAAAGTCAGACTGGCTTCGCTTGTTCGAAAAGACTGAG ATCACCATTGGACGTGGCATGGATGTAACCTACCAGCTGCTGTCCCCAAGTTGTCCCCTGATGATCTCCAGACTGCACTGTACTTTCAAGCAAAGGGAAGATGGTCAGTGGACAGTCACAGACAAGAAG AGTCTCAATGGTGTGTGGGTGAATGGAAACCGCATTCCTGCTGAAGAAGATTATCAGCTCAGGCTCGGAGACTCAATACAACTTGGGGTACCTGTGATGGGAACCAAAGTGGAGTTTGACTACATCCTCGTCCAGCGGCCCCTTAAAGACATTAGACATTATCTGGCAAAGGGACACAGAGAGGGTGCTAAAGCAGCCCATGCTTCCAAGAAGCCCAAGAGGAAGTTGACTGTGGAAGAAGTTGAGCCGTCTACCTCAAAATCTAAGCTCTACCGCTGCTCATCAGCAGACAAGTCATTTGCAAAGTCCTGCCCTCTGACTCCTGTAAATCGCCAGCAGAGGCTCAGTCACACCCAGTCGGCAGAAACCCGATCCAGTGGACAAGCCCAGGAAGTAAACTGTTCTTCCGATGGCTCCAGTACTCCCTGTGATGTGGACAACTTGCAGAT gtATAGCCAGAATATTTTGCTGTTGAGGGAGCAAGTGGATCATACCCAGAGGCAGGTAGCATCTCTGGAGGGAGAGCCCCGAAAGGCTGACCTGCTCAGAGAGGAGCAGGTTCGGGAGCTGCAGGGTCAGCTGGAGACACTCAGAGCCAAAATGCACAGGATGGAGACGCTAGAGAAGTCGTTCAGTGAAACTAAGAGGCAGCTAGAG gcagagaaaacacagcaacaagaGGAGCTTCTGAAGAAGCAGTTGGAAGAGGCTTTACAAGAA CAAAAGAAAGTCATAGACGAACTTTCTCTTTCTCGGCAAGGCTTTGAAGAGGTTCTTTTGGCCAAAAACAAAGAACTGGAAATGACAAAG gaggagaaagaaaaggagagagctCAGAAAGAGGAGGTAGTGACACAAGTCACTGAAGTTCTGGAGAATGAGCTTCAGTGCATCATCTGCTCTGAACTCTTCATTGAG GCGGTCATCCTGAACTGCGCTCACAGCTTCTGTTGTTACTGCATCCAGCAGTGgcgcaaaaagaaaaatgagtgTCCCATCTGCAGACAGGCCATCCAGTCCCAGACCCGCTGTCTAGCTCTGGACAACTGCATTGACCGCATGGTGGAAAACCTGAGTCTGGACATGAAGGCGAGGCGTCAGACACTCATCACtgagaggaaag ATAAGAAAGCTAGTGACCAGGATGTCATCAGATCAG cagctgtCTCTGCAGAGGTGATGGTGATCCACGATGAggacagcagcagaagcagtgaCAGTgacgacagcagcagcagcagcagcagcagtagcagcagcagcagcagcatggtgTCCATAGATAGCAGCCTGAGCTCTGTGGTGTCTGTGGACACAGACAGTAGTATCCACTTGGACTCCAGTTCGCCCTACAGTGGTTACTCAGATTTAGAAGACTTTAATGGTTAG
- the rnf8 gene encoding E3 ubiquitin-protein ligase rnf8 isoform X5, whose protein sequence is MDSVTTDCAAAEEDECSDSEVLCLMRVGRKSDWLRLFEKTEITIGRGMDVTYQLLSPSCPLMISRLHCTFKQREDGQWTVTDKKSLNGVWVNGNRIPAEEDYQLRLGDSIQLGVPVMGTKVEFDYILVQRPLKDIRHYLAKGHREGAKAAHASKKPKRKLTVEEVEPSTSKSKLYRCSSADKSFAKSCPLTPVNRQQRLSHTQSAETRSSGQAQEVNCSSDGSSTPCDVDNLQMYSQNILLLREQVDHTQRQVASLEGEPRKADLLREEQVRELQGQLETLRAKMHRMETLEKSFSETKRQLEAEKTQQQEELLKKQLEEALQEQKKVIDELSLSRQGFEEVLLAKNKELEMTKEEKEKERAQKEEVVTQVTEVLENELQCIICSELFIEAVILNCAHSFCCYCIQQWRKKKNECPICRQAIQSQTRCLALDNCIDRMVENLSLDMKARRQTLITERKGESSCLCRGDGDPR, encoded by the exons ATGGATAGCGTAACGACGGATTGTGCTGCGGCTGAAGAGGATGAGTGTTCAGATTCAGAGGTTTTATGTTTGATGAGAGTCGGAAGAAAGTCAGACTGGCTTCGCTTGTTCGAAAAGACTGAG ATCACCATTGGACGTGGCATGGATGTAACCTACCAGCTGCTGTCCCCAAGTTGTCCCCTGATGATCTCCAGACTGCACTGTACTTTCAAGCAAAGGGAAGATGGTCAGTGGACAGTCACAGACAAGAAG AGTCTCAATGGTGTGTGGGTGAATGGAAACCGCATTCCTGCTGAAGAAGATTATCAGCTCAGGCTCGGAGACTCAATACAACTTGGGGTACCTGTGATGGGAACCAAAGTGGAGTTTGACTACATCCTCGTCCAGCGGCCCCTTAAAGACATTAGACATTATCTGGCAAAGGGACACAGAGAGGGTGCTAAAGCAGCCCATGCTTCCAAGAAGCCCAAGAGGAAGTTGACTGTGGAAGAAGTTGAGCCGTCTACCTCAAAATCTAAGCTCTACCGCTGCTCATCAGCAGACAAGTCATTTGCAAAGTCCTGCCCTCTGACTCCTGTAAATCGCCAGCAGAGGCTCAGTCACACCCAGTCGGCAGAAACCCGATCCAGTGGACAAGCCCAGGAAGTAAACTGTTCTTCCGATGGCTCCAGTACTCCCTGTGATGTGGACAACTTGCAGAT gtATAGCCAGAATATTTTGCTGTTGAGGGAGCAAGTGGATCATACCCAGAGGCAGGTAGCATCTCTGGAGGGAGAGCCCCGAAAGGCTGACCTGCTCAGAGAGGAGCAGGTTCGGGAGCTGCAGGGTCAGCTGGAGACACTCAGAGCCAAAATGCACAGGATGGAGACGCTAGAGAAGTCGTTCAGTGAAACTAAGAGGCAGCTAGAG gcagagaaaacacagcaacaagaGGAGCTTCTGAAGAAGCAGTTGGAAGAGGCTTTACAAGAA CAAAAGAAAGTCATAGACGAACTTTCTCTTTCTCGGCAAGGCTTTGAAGAGGTTCTTTTGGCCAAAAACAAAGAACTGGAAATGACAAAG gaggagaaagaaaaggagagagctCAGAAAGAGGAGGTAGTGACACAAGTCACTGAAGTTCTGGAGAATGAGCTTCAGTGCATCATCTGCTCTGAACTCTTCATTGAG GCGGTCATCCTGAACTGCGCTCACAGCTTCTGTTGTTACTGCATCCAGCAGTGgcgcaaaaagaaaaatgagtgTCCCATCTGCAGACAGGCCATCCAGTCCCAGACCCGCTGTCTAGCTCTGGACAACTGCATTGACCGCATGGTGGAAAACCTGAGTCTGGACATGAAGGCGAGGCGTCAGACACTCATCACtgagaggaaaggtgagag cagctgtCTCTGCAGAGGTGATGGTGATCCACGATGA
- the rnf8 gene encoding E3 ubiquitin-protein ligase rnf8 isoform X6 encodes MDSVTTDCAAAEEDECSDSEVLCLMRVGRKSDWLRLFEKTEITIGRGMDVTYQLLSPSCPLMISRLHCTFKQREDGQWTVTDKKSLNGVWVNGNRIPAEEDYQLRLGDSIQLGVPVMGTKVEFDYILVQRPLKDIRHYLAKGHREGAKAAHASKKPKRKLTVEEVEPSTSKSKLYRCSSADKSFAKSCPLTPVNRQQRLSHTQSAETRSSGQAQEVNCSSDGSSTPCDVDNLQMYSQNILLLREQVDHTQRQVASLEGEPRKADLLREEQVRELQGQLETLRAKMHRMETLEKSFSETKRQLEAEKTQQQEELLKKQLEEALQEQKKVIDELSLSRQGFEEVLLAKNKELEMTKEEKEKERAQKEEVVTQVTEVLENELQCIICSELFIEAVILNCAHSFCCYCIQQWRKKKNECPICRQAIQSQTRCLALDNCIDRMVENLSLDMKARRQTLITERKGESCLCRGDGDPR; translated from the exons ATGGATAGCGTAACGACGGATTGTGCTGCGGCTGAAGAGGATGAGTGTTCAGATTCAGAGGTTTTATGTTTGATGAGAGTCGGAAGAAAGTCAGACTGGCTTCGCTTGTTCGAAAAGACTGAG ATCACCATTGGACGTGGCATGGATGTAACCTACCAGCTGCTGTCCCCAAGTTGTCCCCTGATGATCTCCAGACTGCACTGTACTTTCAAGCAAAGGGAAGATGGTCAGTGGACAGTCACAGACAAGAAG AGTCTCAATGGTGTGTGGGTGAATGGAAACCGCATTCCTGCTGAAGAAGATTATCAGCTCAGGCTCGGAGACTCAATACAACTTGGGGTACCTGTGATGGGAACCAAAGTGGAGTTTGACTACATCCTCGTCCAGCGGCCCCTTAAAGACATTAGACATTATCTGGCAAAGGGACACAGAGAGGGTGCTAAAGCAGCCCATGCTTCCAAGAAGCCCAAGAGGAAGTTGACTGTGGAAGAAGTTGAGCCGTCTACCTCAAAATCTAAGCTCTACCGCTGCTCATCAGCAGACAAGTCATTTGCAAAGTCCTGCCCTCTGACTCCTGTAAATCGCCAGCAGAGGCTCAGTCACACCCAGTCGGCAGAAACCCGATCCAGTGGACAAGCCCAGGAAGTAAACTGTTCTTCCGATGGCTCCAGTACTCCCTGTGATGTGGACAACTTGCAGAT gtATAGCCAGAATATTTTGCTGTTGAGGGAGCAAGTGGATCATACCCAGAGGCAGGTAGCATCTCTGGAGGGAGAGCCCCGAAAGGCTGACCTGCTCAGAGAGGAGCAGGTTCGGGAGCTGCAGGGTCAGCTGGAGACACTCAGAGCCAAAATGCACAGGATGGAGACGCTAGAGAAGTCGTTCAGTGAAACTAAGAGGCAGCTAGAG gcagagaaaacacagcaacaagaGGAGCTTCTGAAGAAGCAGTTGGAAGAGGCTTTACAAGAA CAAAAGAAAGTCATAGACGAACTTTCTCTTTCTCGGCAAGGCTTTGAAGAGGTTCTTTTGGCCAAAAACAAAGAACTGGAAATGACAAAG gaggagaaagaaaaggagagagctCAGAAAGAGGAGGTAGTGACACAAGTCACTGAAGTTCTGGAGAATGAGCTTCAGTGCATCATCTGCTCTGAACTCTTCATTGAG GCGGTCATCCTGAACTGCGCTCACAGCTTCTGTTGTTACTGCATCCAGCAGTGgcgcaaaaagaaaaatgagtgTCCCATCTGCAGACAGGCCATCCAGTCCCAGACCCGCTGTCTAGCTCTGGACAACTGCATTGACCGCATGGTGGAAAACCTGAGTCTGGACATGAAGGCGAGGCGTCAGACACTCATCACtgagaggaaaggtgagag ctgtCTCTGCAGAGGTGATGGTGATCCACGATGA